A single region of the Deinococcus seoulensis genome encodes:
- the preA gene encoding NAD-dependent dihydropyrimidine dehydrogenase subunit PreA, with product MADLSIDFAGIRSPNPFWLASAPPTNSGAQIHRAFEYGWGGAVWKTIGAPVLNISNRYGSLTLGGRRMLAINNVELISDRPLDVNLREIAEIKRLWPDRAVIVSAMVDADPQAWKDIVMMIEDTGADGIELNYGCPQGMSERGMGAAVGQVPEMCQLNTHWVTSVTKLPVIVKLTPNITHIVDPAHAALAGGAHALSLINTINSVTRVDLDTLLVSPSIGGRGTHGGYAGPAVKPIALNMLTELMTDEGVLRSGVPISGMGGIATWRDAAEFLLLGATSLQVCTAAMQHGYRIIEDLTDGLSNWMDDHGFKTIADVTGKSLPQMSTFGGLDLSHQSVARIDQNKCIGCDLCYAACNDTAHQCIDLVSPDGVTVDPGYDMRTNGRQVADTRPRPVVRENDCVGCALCANVCPVDGCITMVTVPSGRQSITWDELTAQRPEIAQSWAAMQAYREEVGIEIH from the coding sequence ATGGCTGACCTGAGCATCGACTTCGCGGGCATCCGCTCCCCCAACCCCTTCTGGCTCGCCTCGGCGCCCCCCACCAACAGCGGCGCGCAGATCCACCGCGCCTTCGAGTACGGCTGGGGCGGCGCCGTCTGGAAGACCATCGGCGCACCCGTCCTGAACATCAGCAACCGCTACGGCAGCCTCACGCTGGGCGGGCGGCGCATGCTCGCCATCAACAACGTCGAACTGATCAGCGACCGCCCCCTCGACGTCAACCTGCGCGAGATCGCCGAGATCAAACGCCTCTGGCCCGACCGGGCCGTCATCGTGTCCGCCATGGTCGACGCCGACCCGCAGGCCTGGAAGGACATCGTCATGATGATCGAGGACACCGGCGCCGACGGCATCGAACTCAACTACGGCTGCCCGCAGGGCATGAGCGAACGCGGCATGGGCGCCGCCGTCGGCCAGGTGCCCGAGATGTGCCAGCTGAACACCCACTGGGTCACCAGCGTCACCAAACTGCCCGTCATCGTGAAACTCACGCCGAACATCACCCACATCGTCGACCCCGCCCACGCGGCCCTCGCCGGAGGCGCGCACGCCCTGAGCCTCATCAACACCATCAACTCCGTCACCCGCGTCGACCTCGACACCCTCCTCGTCTCGCCCAGCATCGGCGGACGCGGCACGCACGGCGGCTACGCCGGACCCGCCGTGAAACCCATCGCGCTGAACATGCTGACCGAACTCATGACCGATGAAGGCGTGCTGCGCAGCGGCGTGCCCATCAGCGGCATGGGCGGCATCGCCACCTGGCGCGACGCCGCCGAATTCCTCCTCCTCGGCGCCACCTCCCTGCAGGTCTGCACCGCCGCCATGCAGCACGGCTACCGCATCATCGAGGACCTCACCGACGGCCTCAGCAACTGGATGGACGACCACGGCTTCAAGACCATCGCTGACGTGACCGGAAAGTCACTGCCGCAGATGAGCACCTTCGGCGGCCTCGACCTCTCCCACCAGTCCGTCGCGCGCATCGACCAGAACAAATGCATCGGCTGCGACCTCTGCTACGCCGCCTGCAACGACACCGCCCACCAGTGCATCGATCTCGTCAGCCCCGACGGCGTCACCGTCGACCCCGGCTACGACATGAGAACCAACGGACGGCAGGTCGCCGACACCCGCCCCCGCCCCGTCGTCCGCGAAAACGACTGCGTCGGCTGCGCCCTGTGCGCCAACGTCTGCCCCGTCGACGGCTGCATCACCATGGTCACCGTCCCCAGCGGCCGCCAGAGCATCACCTGGGACGAACTGACCGCCCAGCGCCCCGAAATCGCCCAGAGCTGGGCCGCCATGCAGGCCTACCGCGAAGAAGTCGGCATCGAGATCCACTGA
- a CDS encoding NAD(P)-dependent oxidoreductase, with product MESVPSSPPAAHPTPPQELLPPMTAHEASVEANRCLYCYDAPCLQACPTHIDIPTFIRKIATGNLRGSARTILESNFLGGTCARVCPVQELCEGACVLGPDHTPIQIGRLQRHAVDHVQERGIQLFTPAPATGRRVAVVGSGPAGISASAELAKAGHEVTLYEKRDLGGGLSTYGIIVLREPVEVALREVQAARDLGVNVVTGHELTTRAGLDDLLTTNDAVILALGLGAVPAIGIPGEDHILDGLQVIEASKMEQPTGVGTRAVIIGAGNTAVDAATIARRSGADTLMVYRRTEREMTAYHHEYLFALSEGITFSFLTQPVEVLHEGGQVTGLRCVRMGLGAPDASGRARPEPIPGSDFVIPCDTVISAIGQEKPALAAALGLDLDGGYIRVDDTLQTSLPRVYAAGDCVRARGNASTVMAVQDGKIAAASIERALGRTPHVTLKPTPPAEVRDHPLYIEAHGPVPTTPNPTATQAHAPVTEAHHG from the coding sequence ATGGAATCAGTCCCCAGCTCCCCCCCGGCCGCCCACCCCACCCCACCGCAGGAACTCCTGCCCCCCATGACCGCGCATGAGGCCAGCGTCGAGGCGAACCGCTGCCTGTACTGCTACGACGCGCCGTGCCTGCAGGCCTGCCCCACCCACATCGACATTCCCACGTTCATCCGCAAGATCGCCACCGGGAACCTGCGCGGCTCGGCCCGCACCATCCTGGAAAGCAACTTCCTGGGCGGCACCTGCGCCCGCGTGTGCCCCGTGCAGGAACTCTGCGAGGGTGCCTGTGTGCTCGGCCCGGACCACACGCCCATCCAGATCGGCCGCCTGCAACGCCACGCGGTCGACCACGTGCAGGAACGTGGCATCCAGCTGTTCACGCCCGCCCCCGCCACCGGGCGCCGCGTCGCCGTGGTCGGCAGCGGCCCCGCCGGGATCAGCGCCAGCGCCGAACTCGCCAAGGCCGGGCATGAGGTCACGCTGTACGAGAAACGCGACCTGGGCGGCGGCCTGAGCACCTACGGCATCATCGTGCTGCGCGAACCGGTCGAGGTCGCGCTGCGCGAGGTGCAGGCCGCCCGCGACCTCGGCGTGAACGTCGTCACCGGACACGAACTGACCACCCGCGCGGGCCTCGACGACCTGCTGACCACCAACGACGCCGTGATCCTGGCGCTGGGCCTGGGCGCCGTGCCCGCCATCGGCATTCCCGGCGAGGACCACATCCTCGACGGGTTGCAGGTCATCGAGGCCAGCAAGATGGAGCAGCCCACCGGGGTCGGCACGCGCGCCGTCATCATCGGCGCGGGGAACACCGCCGTGGACGCCGCCACCATCGCCCGCCGCTCCGGCGCCGATACCCTGATGGTCTACCGCCGCACCGAACGCGAGATGACCGCCTACCACCACGAGTACCTCTTCGCGCTGAGCGAGGGCATCACCTTCAGCTTCCTGACCCAGCCCGTGGAGGTGCTGCACGAAGGCGGGCAGGTCACGGGCCTGCGCTGCGTCCGCATGGGCCTCGGCGCACCCGACGCCTCCGGCCGCGCCCGCCCCGAACCCATCCCCGGCAGCGACTTCGTGATCCCCTGCGACACCGTCATCAGCGCCATCGGGCAGGAGAAACCCGCGCTGGCCGCCGCGCTGGGCCTGGACCTGGACGGCGGGTACATCCGCGTGGACGACACCCTCCAGACCAGCCTCCCGCGCGTGTACGCCGCCGGGGACTGCGTCCGCGCCCGCGGGAACGCCAGCACCGTCATGGCCGTGCAGGACGGCAAGATCGCCGCCGCCAGCATCGAACGCGCCCTGGGCCGCACGCCGCACGTCACCCTGAAACCCACCCCGCCCGCCGAGGTCCGCGACCACCCGCTGTACATCGAGGCACACGGCCCCGTTCCCACCACCCCCAACCCGACCGCCACCCAGGCCCACGCGCCCGTCACGGAGGCCCACCATGGCTGA
- a CDS encoding putative bifunctional diguanylate cyclase/phosphodiesterase translates to MRTSMPGRTAPGTVPLITHLIGLHGHLHAAPDDALPGILRHFARELCPPGPNPGPHPGPGGPHAPPEPHARLTLSLPGGDLHLDVPATAAPPLGPAGLTRILAGMVRRRTTGTPGDPVSSLHALLLDLSDLLGSPADLHDPELRSAALMVSAYVGWSHAAGPRSTAETRNTAGPTIPPVSPALSQATAPDPMAPDLMAPDLTAPDLTALGLTDAPALAALPPAQRRLLRLGGELARQLNRASRAVQDDLQGQLQRSEAQHRLIVESLNDGVLMLSGDGRIQTLSGRGAELLGIPADLPALDFRNLPWEVMTATGQPLNGNAIRDGLRAVRPGPVTLGLIGLRRPDGAATVWLQVAQRGVTGLDGHPAALLTMTDVTGTRELQFQLDYHALHDAVTGLPNRTQFTVLAGHAEPSAGRSMTVLRLMDGGHVRSLYGDAAFDRYLRALSERLVTLLPPGALLGRVSANTLAFVQEAPGPASPPVTRTLLRDLTVPLELTFTRLHPHLSAGERLWSDDAPPAQALADAEAAARSAAQSGLNRAVIIDQSRARRHTEQLRLGQRLRRDLELGRLSVHYQPVVDLRSGELRSAEALARWTDEERGPVSPSEFIPLALDLNLMPALTRLMLLRAYRLARTTSGALGRAFRVAVNLSAAELHGEDFRERAGRFLAHHPHAAHYLELEVTEQALIQDLPGVSSALGTLQTQGLSVALDDFGTGYSSLAVLQHLPVDKLKIDRSFVQGIEHDARQRLITASVVNLARQLNVTVVAEGVETAAQLQLLREMNCDQVQGFLISRPVSTRQWLKDLRARTDRLPGIR, encoded by the coding sequence ATGCGGACATCCATGCCCGGCCGCACCGCACCAGGAACCGTTCCGCTGATCACCCACCTGATCGGACTGCACGGACACCTGCACGCCGCGCCGGACGACGCCCTGCCGGGCATCCTGCGCCACTTCGCCCGTGAACTCTGCCCGCCCGGCCCCAACCCCGGCCCTCATCCCGGCCCCGGCGGGCCACACGCCCCGCCGGAACCCCACGCGCGGCTGACGCTGTCCCTGCCCGGCGGCGACCTGCACCTGGACGTCCCCGCCACGGCGGCCCCCCCGCTCGGCCCGGCGGGCCTGACCCGCATCCTTGCGGGCATGGTGCGCCGCCGCACGACCGGCACGCCCGGCGACCCCGTCTCGTCCCTGCACGCCCTGCTGCTGGACCTGAGCGACCTGCTCGGCTCCCCTGCCGACCTGCACGACCCCGAACTGCGATCCGCCGCCCTGATGGTCAGCGCGTACGTCGGGTGGAGCCACGCCGCCGGGCCACGCAGCACCGCCGAGACACGCAACACCGCCGGGCCGACCATCCCGCCAGTCTCCCCCGCCCTGTCCCAGGCCACGGCGCCGGACCCCATGGCGCCGGACCTCATGGCGCCAGACCTCACTGCACCGGACCTCACTGCACTGGGCCTCACCGACGCGCCTGCCCTGGCGGCCCTGCCTCCGGCGCAGCGGCGACTGCTGCGGCTGGGCGGTGAACTCGCCCGGCAACTGAACCGCGCCAGCAGAGCCGTTCAGGACGACCTTCAGGGCCAGTTGCAGCGCAGCGAGGCGCAGCACCGCCTGATCGTGGAATCCCTGAACGACGGCGTCCTGATGCTCTCCGGCGACGGCCGGATCCAGACCCTCTCGGGCCGGGGCGCCGAACTGCTGGGCATCCCCGCCGACCTGCCCGCCCTGGACTTCCGGAACCTGCCCTGGGAGGTGATGACAGCGACCGGACAACCCCTGAACGGCAACGCCATCCGAGACGGGCTGCGCGCCGTCCGGCCCGGCCCGGTCACGCTGGGCCTGATCGGCCTGCGCCGCCCGGACGGAGCCGCAACGGTGTGGCTTCAGGTGGCGCAGCGTGGCGTGACCGGCCTGGACGGACACCCGGCCGCGCTGCTCACCATGACCGACGTGACCGGCACGCGCGAACTGCAATTCCAGCTGGACTACCACGCGCTGCACGACGCAGTCACGGGCCTGCCCAACCGGACGCAGTTCACGGTCCTGGCCGGGCACGCCGAACCCTCGGCGGGGCGGTCCATGACGGTCCTGCGCCTGATGGACGGCGGGCACGTCCGCTCGCTGTACGGCGACGCCGCGTTCGACCGGTACCTGCGGGCCCTGTCGGAGCGGCTGGTGACGCTCCTGCCGCCCGGCGCGCTGCTGGGCCGGGTCAGCGCGAATACCCTGGCCTTCGTGCAGGAGGCACCCGGCCCGGCCAGTCCCCCGGTCACGCGGACGCTGCTGCGCGACCTGACCGTGCCGCTGGAACTGACGTTCACGCGCCTGCACCCGCACCTGTCCGCCGGAGAGCGCCTCTGGAGCGACGACGCGCCCCCCGCCCAGGCGCTCGCCGACGCGGAGGCCGCCGCCCGCAGCGCCGCGCAGAGCGGCCTGAACCGCGCCGTGATCATCGACCAGTCACGCGCGCGGCGGCACACCGAGCAGTTGCGGCTGGGCCAGCGGTTGCGGCGCGACCTCGAACTGGGCCGACTGTCCGTGCACTACCAGCCGGTCGTGGACCTGCGCAGCGGCGAACTGCGCAGCGCCGAGGCCCTGGCCCGCTGGACCGACGAGGAACGCGGGCCTGTCTCTCCCTCCGAGTTCATTCCGCTGGCACTGGACCTGAACCTGATGCCCGCCCTGACGCGGCTGATGCTGCTCCGCGCCTACCGCCTGGCCCGCACGACCAGCGGCGCGCTGGGCCGCGCGTTCCGGGTGGCGGTGAACCTCAGCGCCGCCGAACTGCACGGCGAGGACTTCCGTGAACGGGCCGGGCGGTTCCTGGCGCACCATCCGCACGCCGCGCACTACCTGGAACTGGAAGTCACCGAGCAGGCGCTGATCCAGGACCTGCCGGGCGTGTCGTCCGCGCTGGGAACGTTGCAGACGCAGGGCCTGAGCGTGGCGCTGGACGACTTCGGCACCGGGTACTCGTCGCTAGCGGTGCTGCAACACCTGCCGGTGGACAAACTCAAGATCGACCGGTCGTTCGTGCAGGGCATCGAGCACGACGCGCGGCAGCGGCTGATCACCGCGTCGGTCGTGAACCTGGCGCGGCAACTGAACGTGACGGTCGTGGCCGAGGGCGTCGAGACGGCCGCGCAACTGCAGTTGCTGCGCGAGATGAACTGCGATCAGGTGCAGGGATTCCTGATCAGTCGCCCGGTCAGCACCCGGCAGTGGCTCAAGGATCTGCGCGCCCGGACGGACCGTCTGCCCGGGATCCGCTGA
- the cydD gene encoding thiol reductant ABC exporter subunit CydD, with protein sequence MNRSPSPLRRLSAGRTVRAALPAFAALSVAGTAATAWAFVLIARVISETLLPALHPAGLRADAGAATLPTMALIVALLGVRAATVAGREWLGARLAARMVGEWRARLTDRALALGPVALAGGPDGAGGGGSAALSALDSDLGPRLTPYYARFLPGAVHAGVAALGTLLVTAWLDPATAGVLLVTGPLTVVFLALVGWAAHAAAQRQWEVHTRLTGRLLNLTRSLPTLHLFGAVGAYRDVLDRSAAQHREATLAVLRVAFLSGFVMEFAATLSTALVAVWVGVRLFDGTGQLAPLLAALMLVPEFFGPLRQAGADRHAAMDAEPLARQLGELLGGPVTPAGTARVSGTPTLTLRGAFADLGGGAPTRGTLSAVLTPGTHAALRGPSGSGKTTLLHALRKHVPHGGLIEVQGTPLDDLSARGWQQVTAFVPQHPRLIAGTVRENLRLWQPDADDAALHAAARAVGLDGLLGSLPLGWDTPLGEGGTSLSGGELARLALARVLVSGARVVLLDEVTAHLDPRSEQEVLRAIRAGLRGRTVLLATHRPPPPGWPVLTLDTPAGTPSPLAAQGVPA encoded by the coding sequence ATGAACCGCTCACCCAGTCCGCTGCGCCGCCTGTCTGCCGGGCGGACCGTGCGCGCCGCCCTGCCGGCCTTCGCGGCGCTGAGTGTCGCCGGGACCGCCGCGACCGCGTGGGCGTTCGTGCTGATCGCCCGCGTGATCAGCGAAACGCTGCTGCCCGCGCTGCACCCGGCGGGCCTCCGGGCGGACGCGGGGGCGGCCACGCTGCCCACCATGGCCCTGATCGTGGCGTTGCTGGGCGTGCGCGCCGCGACCGTGGCGGGCCGCGAGTGGCTGGGCGCCCGCCTGGCGGCCCGGATGGTCGGTGAGTGGCGCGCGCGCCTGACGGACCGGGCGTTGGCGCTGGGACCGGTTGCCCTGGCAGGCGGCCCTGACGGCGCAGGTGGCGGGGGCAGCGCGGCCCTGTCGGCGCTGGATTCGGACCTGGGGCCGCGCCTGACCCCGTACTACGCCCGGTTCCTGCCGGGGGCCGTGCATGCGGGCGTGGCGGCGCTGGGAACGCTGCTGGTCACGGCGTGGCTGGACCCGGCCACGGCGGGCGTGCTGCTGGTCACGGGTCCGCTGACCGTGGTGTTCCTGGCGCTGGTGGGCTGGGCGGCGCACGCGGCGGCGCAGCGGCAGTGGGAGGTTCACACGCGCCTGACGGGCCGCCTGCTGAACCTGACCCGCTCCCTGCCGACCCTGCATCTGTTCGGCGCGGTCGGCGCGTACCGGGACGTGCTGGACCGCTCGGCGGCGCAGCACCGCGAGGCGACCCTGGCGGTGCTGCGCGTGGCGTTCCTGAGCGGCTTCGTGATGGAGTTCGCCGCGACCCTGTCGACGGCGCTGGTGGCCGTGTGGGTCGGGGTGCGCCTGTTCGATGGTACGGGGCAGCTGGCCCCGCTGCTGGCGGCGCTGATGCTGGTGCCCGAGTTCTTCGGGCCGCTGCGGCAGGCGGGCGCGGACCGTCACGCCGCCATGGACGCCGAACCGCTGGCCCGGCAACTGGGCGAGTTGCTCGGCGGCCCGGTCACACCGGCCGGGACCGCGCGGGTCAGTGGGACGCCCACGCTGACGCTGCGCGGCGCGTTCGCGGACCTGGGCGGCGGGGCGCCCACGCGCGGCACGCTCAGCGCGGTCCTGACGCCCGGCACGCACGCCGCGCTGCGCGGCCCGAGCGGCAGCGGCAAGACCACGCTGCTGCACGCGCTGCGCAAGCACGTTCCGCACGGCGGGCTGATCGAGGTGCAGGGCACGCCCCTGGATGACCTGAGCGCCCGCGGGTGGCAGCAGGTCACGGCGTTCGTGCCGCAGCACCCGCGCCTGATTGCCGGAACGGTCCGCGAGAACCTGCGCCTGTGGCAGCCAGACGCGGACGACGCGGCCCTGCACGCCGCCGCGCGGGCCGTGGGACTGGACGGCCTGCTGGGCAGCCTGCCGCTGGGCTGGGACACGCCGCTGGGCGAGGGCGGCACCTCGCTGTCCGGCGGGGAGTTGGCGCGGCTGGCGCTGGCGCGGGTGCTGGTGTCCGGGGCGCGCGTGGTCCTGCTCGACGAGGTCACCGCGCACCTCGATCCGCGCAGCGAGCAGGAGGTCCTGCGGGCCATCCGCGCCGGGTTGCGGGGGCGCACGGTGCTGCTGGCCACGCACCGGCCTCCCCCGCCCGGCTGGCCGGTCCTGACCCTGGACACCCCTGCGGGCACGCCCTCCCCGCTGGCCGCGCAGGGCGTGCCCGCGTGA
- the cydC gene encoding thiol reductant ABC exporter subunit CydC — MRFAALLAVLTALAGLALAAFSGLLISRAALRPEVFLSLGLLVTAVRAAGLARAGTRYAERLRGHDAALRGSQRARGEVYAGVAALGRDALSLERSGDVLARAGADVDARQFLALRVTLPLWAFAGALLALLIWLGSLDPLLAALGTVPLLLGALAVVATGPALARLVRQEQTLTREHATTLLDTLSASADGAARSVQPRLTRQAHELTHLSERTAALGARLTLLREVLGGVAVAGVLWRGAHLVGQGELPGPLLAAAALAVLAAAELSGPLAAMPGTRAAAREALRRAAQLRATSPAVQDPAAPRPLPTPQGPGGPDLHLRNVTVRRAGRTVLRGVNLHVPAGSALGLTGESGGGKTTLARLLSRDLDPQEGQVLVGGVPLPDLRVSEWRSRLAVLEQDAPLLDGTVRENLLLGDHHAPDARLRALLDDLGLDHLPLDAWVGDGGARLSGGERARVALARTLLRRAPLLILDEPTAHLDPDTEAQVVQVIRRERRGRTLLLITHRPVPLALTDRVAGLWQGQLTFHGEEPGLHLPGIPVRPPPEPPPQPSPPAPPAVPAVLTPSPLPRPVKEPHP; from the coding sequence GTGAGGTTCGCGGCGCTGCTGGCCGTCCTGACCGCGCTGGCCGGACTGGCCCTCGCGGCGTTCAGTGGGCTGCTGATCTCACGGGCGGCGCTGCGTCCGGAGGTGTTCCTGAGCCTGGGGCTGCTGGTCACGGCCGTCCGGGCGGCCGGGCTGGCCCGCGCCGGGACGCGGTACGCCGAACGCCTGCGCGGGCACGACGCGGCGCTGCGCGGCTCGCAGCGGGCGCGCGGCGAGGTGTACGCGGGCGTGGCGGCGCTGGGCCGGGACGCCCTGAGCCTCGAACGCAGCGGGGACGTGCTGGCCCGCGCCGGAGCGGACGTGGACGCCCGGCAGTTCCTGGCGCTGCGGGTCACGCTGCCGCTGTGGGCCTTCGCGGGCGCGCTGCTGGCCCTGCTGATCTGGCTGGGCAGCCTGGACCCGCTGCTGGCCGCGCTGGGCACGGTACCGCTGCTGCTGGGCGCGCTGGCCGTCGTGGCGACCGGTCCGGCGCTGGCGCGGCTGGTCCGGCAGGAGCAGACCCTGACCCGCGAGCACGCGACCACGCTGCTGGACACGCTCAGCGCCTCGGCGGACGGCGCGGCCCGCAGCGTCCAGCCTCGCCTGACCCGGCAGGCGCACGAGCTGACGCACCTGTCGGAACGCACCGCCGCCCTGGGCGCGCGCCTGACCCTGCTGCGCGAGGTGCTGGGCGGCGTGGCCGTCGCCGGGGTCCTGTGGCGCGGCGCGCACCTGGTCGGGCAGGGCGAGCTGCCGGGACCGCTGCTGGCGGCCGCCGCGCTGGCCGTCCTGGCCGCCGCCGAGCTGAGCGGGCCGCTGGCCGCCATGCCCGGCACCCGCGCCGCCGCCCGCGAGGCGCTGCGCCGGGCCGCGCAGTTGCGCGCCACCTCGCCCGCCGTGCAGGACCCGGCCGCGCCGCGCCCCCTGCCCACCCCGCAGGGGCCGGGCGGACCCGACCTGCACCTGCGGAACGTCACGGTGCGCCGCGCCGGACGGACCGTGCTGCGCGGCGTGAACCTGCACGTTCCGGCCGGGTCGGCGCTGGGCCTGACCGGCGAGAGCGGCGGCGGCAAGACCACCCTGGCACGCCTGCTGAGCCGCGACCTGGACCCGCAGGAAGGGCAGGTGCTGGTCGGCGGGGTGCCGCTGCCCGACCTGCGGGTGAGCGAGTGGCGGTCCCGGCTGGCGGTGCTGGAACAGGACGCCCCGCTGCTGGACGGCACCGTGCGCGAGAACCTGCTGCTGGGCGACCACCACGCGCCGGACGCGCGGCTGCGCGCGCTGCTGGACGACCTGGGCCTGGATCACCTGCCGCTGGACGCCTGGGTGGGTGACGGCGGGGCGCGCCTCAGCGGCGGCGAACGGGCCCGCGTGGCCCTGGCGCGCACGCTGCTGAGGCGCGCCCCGCTGCTGATCCTGGATGAACCCACCGCGCACCTCGACCCGGACACCGAGGCGCAGGTGGTGCAGGTCATCCGGCGGGAACGCCGCGGCCGGACGCTGCTGCTCATCACGCACCGGCCCGTGCCGCTGGCCCTGACCGACCGGGTCGCCGGGCTCTGGCAGGGCCAGCTGACCTTCCACGGCGAGGAGCCGGGGCTGCACCTGCCCGGCATTCCGGTGCGGCCCCCACCTGAACCGCCGCCTCAGCCTTCGCCTCCCGCGCCGCCCGCCGTCCCGGCTGTCCTCACGCCCTCTCCCCTGCCGCGCCCCGTGAAGGAGCCCCACCCATGA